One Aegilops tauschii subsp. strangulata cultivar AL8/78 chromosome 7, Aet v6.0, whole genome shotgun sequence genomic window carries:
- the LOC141026945 gene encoding uncharacterized protein yields the protein MLEKEKLAATGNNYADWVRNLRIVLRSAKKLYVVEYDLPAKPAAEAPEDVQNVWATKDDDHNLVQCLMLACMSPELQKHFEFHKPLGMIRELDALYRETVKFERYDIMKALMDCKMAEGSSVGKHVVKMIGYAETLKTLEFPLPPGHMMDMLLSPLPLLTTVLS from the coding sequence ATGTTAGAGAAAGAGAAGTTAGCTGCAACTGGAAACaactatgcggactgggtccgcaacctgaggattgtcctcaggaGCGCTAAGAAATTGTATGTGGTAGAGTATGATCTTCCAGCTAAACCCGCGGCAGAGGCCCCGGAAGATGTACAAAATGTCTGGGCCACTAAGGATGATGATCACAACTTAGTGCAGTGCCTCATGCTAGCTTGCATGAGTCCAGagcttcaaaaacattttgaattcCATAAACCCCTTGGTATGATCCGGGAATTGGATGCTCTGTACAGGGAAACCGTGAAGTTTGAACGATATGATATCATGAAGGCTTTGATGGATTGCAAGATGGCTGAGGGCAGTTCAGTTGGCAAACACGTGGTCAAAATGATTGGCTATGCTGAAACGCTTAAAACCCTGGAATTTCCACTTCCACCTGGCCATATGATGGACATGTTGCTTTCTCCACTCCCCCTTCTTACGACGGTTTTGTCATGA